A single window of Anopheles moucheti chromosome 2, idAnoMoucSN_F20_07, whole genome shotgun sequence DNA harbors:
- the LOC128296951 gene encoding sphingomyelin phosphodiesterase isoform X1 — translation MSQYYFPIVFVVLLEMLRLAQSHPFLFNPGSQQRAQVEWKTPEDNWTAEAAPRSIYPLLQNQYNKHQLPPTNRYEMIEGDEDEQLLRRMNEARQNATARTLFYSTKEESHLPPLLTKTIKYFNLQQVAFELETSVMSQVSCTACKAGAGLLQHYIRAGKSKEEIIKMIYQYCVNLKIQSARVCEGVSQLFGVEVIYVLKRITIGPDEICSFIIGDACGDIYNPYHEWEVEFPPVSKPDPRELGLPKEAAPVFKVLHLSDTHFDPYYAEGSNADCNEPLCCRLTNGRPTTPNGAAGKWGDYRKCDTPQRTVDHMLNHIADTHSDIDFIIWTGDLPPHDVWNQTKEENLKVLKETVKQMTEKFPGIPIFPALGNHESAPVNSFPPPYVQQVDSSIAWLYDELDVQWRRWLPASVSHTVRRGAFYSVLVRPGYRIISLNMNYCNNKNWWLLLNSTDPATELQWFIYELQSAEFAGEKVHVIGHIPPGHSDCLKVWSRNYYKIVSRFESTITAQFFGHTHFDEFEVFYDPHDLSRATSIAYIGPSVTPYNDLNPGYRIYYIDGDHDETTRLVVDHESWIMNLKEANLYDYPIWYKLYSTRAAYGMKGLRPADWDQLINNMTDSKELFDLYYKHYWKNSPVKPECDYECRKRILCDAKSGRSHDRKYFCEVVEAKIDESNKGWKDWIFSSISSSGSVSEGDHASVANAHHDQEVAEAYERNRRLPSVERAAG, via the exons ATGAGTCAATACTATTTCCCGATCGTGTTCGTTGTTCTGCTGGAGATGCTACGTCTCGCACAAT CGCATCCCTTCCTGTTCAACCCCGGAAGCCAACAGCGTGCGCAGGTGGAGTGGAAAACACCGGAGGACAACTGGACGGCCGAAGCAGCACCAAGAAGCATTTATCCGTTGTTGCAAAATCAGTACAACAAACATCAACTTCCACCGACAAACCGGTACGAGATGATCGAGGGTGACGAGGACGAGCAGCTGCTGAGGCGGATGAACGAGGCGCGACAGAATGCAACCGCGCGCACGCTGTTTTACTCCACCAAGGAGGAATCCCATCTGCCGCCCCTGTTGACGAAGACGATCAAGTATTTCAACTTGCAACAGGTCGCGTTCGAGCTGGAAACGAGCGTCATGTCGCAGGTATCCTGCACTGCTTGCAAAGCTGGTGCGGGTTTGCTGCAGCACTACATTCGCGCCGGCAAGAGCAAAGAGGAGATCATCAAGATGATCTACCAGTACTGTGTGAACCTGAAGATTCAGTCGGCGCGCGTTTGTGAAGGCGTTAGCCAACTGTTCGGTGTGGAGGTGATTTACGTGCTGAAGCGTATCACGATCGGGCCGGACGAGATATGTAGCTTCATCATCGGAGATGCGTGTGGCGACATTTACAACCCGTATCACGAGTGGGAGGTCGAGTTCCCTCCAGTTTCGAAACCGGATCCGCGTGAATTGGGCCTGCCGAAGGAGGCCGCTCCAGTGTTCAAAGTGTTGCACCTGTCGGATACGCATTTCGATCCGTACTATGCCGAAGGTTCTAACGCGGACTGTAACGAACCGCTGTGCTGTCGGTTGACGAACGGACGTCCGACGACTCCGAATGGGGCCGCAGGAAAGTGGGGCGATTATCGGAAGTGTGACACACCTCAGCGGACGGTGGATCACATGCTGAACCACATCGCTGACACGCACTCCGACATCGATTTCATCATCTGGACGGGGGATCTTCCGCCGCACGATGTGTGGAATCAAACGAAGGAGGAGAACTTGAAGGTACTGAAGGAGACCGTCAAGCAGATGACGGAGAAGTTCCCTGGTATTCCGATCTTTCCGGCACTGGGCAACCATGAGAGTGCACCGGTCAACAGCTTTCCGCCACCGTACGTCCAGCAGGTGGACAGTTCGATTGCCTGGCTGTACGACGAGCTCGATGTGCAGTGGAGACGCTGGCTTCCGGCGAGTGTGTCGCATACGGTTCGACGTGGAGCGTTCTACTCGGTGCTCGTACGTCCCGGCTATCGGATCATCTCACTCAACATGAACTACTGCAACAACAAGAACTGGTGGTTGCTGCTCAACTCCACGGACCCTGCGACCGAACTGCAGTGGTTTATCTACGAGCTGCAGAGCGCCGAATTTGCGGGTGAAAAGGTGCACGTGATCGGCCACATTCCGCCGGGTCACTCCGACTGTCTGAAGGTGTGGAGTCGTAACTACTACAAGATTGTGTCGCGCTTCGAGAGTACCATCACGGCGCAGTTCTTCGGCCACACGCACTTTGATGAGTTTGAAGTGTTCTACGATCCGCACGATCTGAGCCGCGCGACCAGCATCGCGTACATTGGACCATCGGTGACGCCGTACAATGACCTGAATCCGGGTTATCGGATCTACTACATCGACGGTGATCATGATGAAACTACGCGG CTAGTCGTAGATCATGAATCGTGGATTATGAATCTGAAGGAGGCAAACCTCTACGATTATCCGATCTGGTATAAGCTGTACTCGACCCGGGCAGCCTACGGCATGAAGGGTCTGAGGCCCGCCGACTGGGATCAGTTGATCAACAACATGACCGACAGCAAAGAGCTGTTCGATCTGTACTACAA GCACTACTGGAAAAACTCGCCGGTCAAACCGGAGTGCGATTACGAATGCCGCAAGCGCATTCTGTGCGATGCCAAGAGCGGGCGATCACACGATCGCAAGTACTTCTGCGAGGTCGTGGAAGCGAAAATCGACGAGAGCAACAAGGGCTGGAAAGATTGGATCTTCAGCTCGATTAGCTCTTC CGGCTCCGTATCTGAAGGTGACCATGCCTCGGTAGCGAACGCACATCATGACCAAGAGGTGGCGGAAGCGTACGAACGGAACAGACGGCTGCCCAGTGTGGAACGGGCTGCCGGGTGA
- the LOC128296952 gene encoding maltase A3-like, giving the protein MKMGTLKLFSIVCTIVLTVSTVKCLDLTEPTTRDWWQKAGFYQIYPRSFMDSDGDGVGDLNGIVSKLPYLKSIGVKAFWLSPIYKSPMVDFGYDISDFRDIHEEFGTMADFDRLVEQAHDLGLKVIMDFVPNHSSNLHDWFNKSENLVSGYEDYYVWHDGKTNPAGGRNLPPNNWIQAFRGSAWEWSDKRQQYYLHQFTVEQPDLNYRNPKVVEEMKEVLLFWLGKGVDGFRIDAVPTLYEDTQLRDEPPSGVVDDPEDTNYLLHIYTQDLPETVEMVYEWRELIDNYHEQHGGETRVIMTEAYSSLDVIKTYYASSTGRIGSHMPFNFRLITEVNKDSTASDYVKVVQDWMSILPAGQVPNWVMGNHDRPRVGTRLGEERIDALNMILLSLSGASVTYQGEEIGMTDGYVSWEDTVDPSACNAGKDLYEEKSRDPCRTPFQWDNTSMAGFTTGSKTWLPVGARYKEVNVYIEEQAEKSHLKVYRSMMGLRKSRTFQFGTVKAIALKDSVLAIVRELPNFSTYITLANLGSQLEVINAVALADSLPDKLYFDVVSVESHNIRGGSVATKDIVLLPNEAFVLKAHVGPVERVYSSICDSWFG; this is encoded by the exons ATGAAGATGGGCACTCTAAAGCTCTTTTCGATTGTGTGTACTATTGTTCTGACTGTGTCTACGGTGAAATGTTTGGATCTAACCGAACCGACAACCCGCGATTGGTGGCAAAAGGCGGGCTTCTATCAAATATACCCTCGCTCTTTTATGGACAGTGATGGCGATGGAGTGGGCGATTTGAACGGTATTGTATCGAAGTTGCCATACCTGAAGTCCATAGGCGTGAAGGCATTTTGGCTCTCACCGATCTACAAATCACCGATGGTGGACTTTGGCTACGATATATCCGATTTTCGGGACATTCATGAGGAGTTCGGGACAATGGCCGATTTTGATCGGTTAGTGGAGCAAGCGCATGATCTCGGCCTGAAAGTAATTATGGACTTTGTGCCGAATCATTCGAGCAATCTGCACGATTGGTTCAACAAATCGGAAAACCTAGTATCAGGCTACGAGGATTACTACGTATGGCATGATGGCAAAACAAATCCGGCAGGCGGCAGGAACTTGCCGCCAAATAACTGG ATTCAAGCATTCCGTGGCAGTGCATGGGAGTGGAGTGATAAGCGACAGCAGTACTATCTACATCAGTTCACCGTCGAACAACCCGATCTTAACTACCGCAATCCGAAAGTGGTGGAAGAAATGAAGGAGGTGTTACTATTCTGGCTAGGCAAAGGAGTGGATGGATTTCGCATCGATGCCGTTCCGACACTTTACGAAGATACGCAGCTGCGTGATGAACCACCAAGCGGTGTGGTAGATGATCCGGAGGATACCAACTATCTGCTGCACATATACACTCAGGATCTACCGGAAACTGTAGAGATGGTGTACGAGTGGAGAGAACTGATCGATAACTATCATGAACAGCATGGCGGGGAGACTAGGGTCATTATGACGGAGGCGTACTCATCGTTGGATGTGATAAAGACCTACTATGCGAGCAGCACCGGACGAATAGGATCACATATGCCATTTAATTTTAGGCTGATCACCGAAGTGAACAAGGATTCGACCGCTTCCGATTACGTGAAGGTGGTGCAGGATTGGATGAGCATATTACCTGCTGGTCAGGTACCGAACTGGGTG ATGGGAAACCATGACCGGCCGCGAGTTGGTACCCGGCTTGGGGAGGAACGTATTGACGCACTGAACATGATCCTGCTCAGTCTTTCTGGTGCGAGTGTTACGTATCAGGGTGAAGAAATTGGCATGACCGATGGGTATGTCTCCTGGGAGGATACTGTCGATCCGAGTGCCTGCAATGCGGGAAAGGACCTGTACGAGGAAAAGTCACGCGATCCATGCCGCACACCGTTCCAGTGGGACAATACATCGATGGCAGGGTTTACCACCGGTTCCAAGACATGGTTACCGGTCGGTGCTCGGTACAAGGAGGTGAACGTGTACATAGAAGAGCAGGCCGAAAAGAGTCACCTCAAGGTGTACCGATCAATGATGGGTCTGAGAAAGTCGCGAACCTTTCAGTTTGGTACGGTGAAAGCGATCGCATTGAAGGATTCGGTGTTGGCGATTGTACGGGAACTGCCAAACTTCAGCACTTACATTACGCTTGCCAATCTTGGCAGTCAGCTTGAGGTGATCAATGCCGTAGCACTGGCCGATTCTCTACCGGACAAGCTGTATTTTGATGTAGTTAGTGTCGAATCGCATAACATTCGAGG AGGATCTGTAGCGACAAAGGATATTGTTTTGCTGCCGAACGAGGCGTTTGTGTTGAAAGCACACGTTGGACCGGTAGAAAGAGTGTACTCATCGATTTGCGATAGTTGGTTTGGATAA
- the LOC128296953 gene encoding lamin Dm0 gives MSQRTKRSGASTPVPVTASTPVQQSGSAAMGASGTQHHSGSRPSSPLSPTRHSRLQEKATLQYLNDRLAAYMDRMRMLEQENSRLTMEVRTSQDTSTREVSNIKSMYEHELSDARKLLDETSREKARMEIDGKRILEENEELKKRLDRKMKEAAEAERNLRAQEARANELANKYHTLVTDHKKAKDDQKELEKELAKLKKQLEALRKNLEDETLTRVELENTVQTLREELTFKDQVHLQEISETKTRRQVEISEIDGVLSEQYEAKLQQALQDLRSQYDDQLRMNREEISDLYEARLRDLEQQMNHERLRHADEKAKMMEEVERLRKEMSMQLQEYQDLMDIKVSLDMELAAYDKLLSSEEDRLKITPGNASFFSQSGLSSSMSRTGMLRRTPNRAAAKRKRTVLEESDERSVSDFSVTSSAKGDMEIVEVDPEGKYVKLRNKSSKEVQVGGWSLVRKVGSNETVFKFHRSLKVDGGAFVTVWSSDLGKDHEPPSTIVMKGQKWFAGDNMTTHLMNGDGEEVAASERVKRMISTSASRHREYLGGYGEELHHQQGEPRGDEKCRIM, from the exons ATGTCGCAGAGAACAAAGCGTTCCGGTGCCTCGACGCCGGTCCCGGTGACGGCTAGCACCCCGGTACAGCAGAGCGGAAGCGCTGCGATGGGTGCGTCAGGGACGCAGCATCACAGCGGCTCCCGTCCGTCGAGCCCGCTCAGCCCTACGCGCCATTCCCGCCTGCAGGAAAAGGCCACCCTGCAATACCTCAATGACCGGCTGGCCGCATACATGGACCGGATGCGTATGCTGGAGCAGGAAAACTCGCGCCTCACTATGGAGGTGCGCACTTCGCAGGACACATCCACCCGCGAAGTTTCCAACATCAAATCGATGTACGAACACGAATTGTCCGACGCTCGCAAGCTGTTGGACGAAACGTCACGCGAGAAGGCCAGGATGGAGATCGACGGAAAGCGAATTCTCGAAGAAAATGAGGAACTGAAAAAGCG CTTGGACCGAAAAATGAAGGAAGCCGCTGAAGCCGAACGTAACTTACGTGCACAGGAAGCGCGCGCAAACGAATTGGCCAATAAATACCACACGCTCGTCACGGACCATAAGAAGGCAAAGGATGACCAGAAGGAGTTGGAAAAGGAGCTGGCCAAGCTTAAAAAGCAGCTCGAAGCACTGCGCAAGAATCTTGAGGATGAAACCCTGACACGGGTCGAGCTGGAGAATACCGTCCAAACACTGCGCGAGGAGCTGACCTTCAAGGACCAGGTCCACTTGCAGGAAATATCCGAGACGAAGACCCGTCGTCAGGTGGAGATTAGCGAAATTGATGGCGTGCTGTCGGAGCAGTACGAGGCGAAGCTGCAACAAGCGCTGCAGGATCTGCGCAGTCAATACGACGATCAGCTACGCATGAACCGTGAGGAAATTTCCGATCTTTACGAG gctCGCCTGCGCGATTTAGAGCAACAGATGAACCACGAACGGTTGCGCCACGCCGACGAAaaggccaagatgatggaggAGGTAGAGCGCCTCCGGAAGGAAATGTCCATGCAGCTCCAGGAGTATCAAGATCTTATGGACATTAAGGTCTCGCTGGACATGGAGCTTGCTGCATACGATAAACTGCTCAGCTCGGAGGAGGACCGTCTTAAGATCACGCCGGGCAATGCATCCTTCTTCTCGCAATCCGGTCTGTCGAGCAGCATGTCCCGTACCGGTATGCTTCGCCGCACACCTAATCGTGCTGCCGCAAAGCGCAAGCGTACGGTGTTGGAAGAATCCGATGAACGCAGTGTGTCGGACTTCTCCGTCACGTCGTCCGCCAAAGGTGACATGGAGATTGTCGAGGTTGATCCGGAGGGAAAATACGTAAAACTACGTAATAAATCCTCCAAG GAAGTACAAGTCGGTGGATGGTCCCTCGTTCGGAAGGTGGGCAGTAATGAGACCGTCTTTAAGTTCCATCGTTCACTCAAGGTAGACGGTGGCGCTTTTGTGACCGTTTGGTCGTCCGATTTGGGCAAGGATCACGAACCACCGTCGACGATTGTAATGAAGGGTCAGAAATGGTTTGCCGGAGACAACATGACGACCCATCTGATGAACGGTGATGGAGAG GAGGTTGCTGCTTCTGAGCGTGTAAAGCGGATGATTTCGACTTCTGCCTCGCGTCACCGCGAATATCTCGGTGGTTATGGAGAAGAGCTCCACCATCAGCAG GGTGAACCCAGAGGCGATGAAAAATGTCGGATCATGTAA
- the LOC128296951 gene encoding sphingomyelin phosphodiesterase isoform X2, producing the protein MSQYYFPIVFVVLLEMLRLAQSHPFLFNPGSQQRAQVEWKTPEDNWTAEAAPRSIYPLLQNQYNKHQLPPTNRYEMIEGDEDEQLLRRMNEARQNATARTLFYSTKEESHLPPLLTKTIKYFNLQQVAFELETSVMSQVSCTACKAGAGLLQHYIRAGKSKEEIIKMIYQYCVNLKIQSARVCEGVSQLFGVEVIYVLKRITIGPDEICSFIIGDACGDIYNPYHEWEVEFPPVSKPDPRELGLPKEAAPVFKVLHLSDTHFDPYYAEGSNADCNEPLCCRLTNGRPTTPNGAAGKWGDYRKCDTPQRTVDHMLNHIADTHSDIDFIIWTGDLPPHDVWNQTKEENLKVLKETVKQMTEKFPGIPIFPALGNHESAPVNSFPPPYVQQVDSSIAWLYDELDVQWRRWLPASVSHTVRRGAFYSVLVRPGYRIISLNMNYCNNKNWWLLLNSTDPATELQWFIYELQSAEFAGEKVHVIGHIPPGHSDCLKVWSRNYYKIVSRFESTITAQFFGHTHFDEFEVFYDPHDLSRATSIAYIGPSVTPYNDLNPGYRIYYIDGDHDETTRLVVDHESWIMNLKEANLYDYPIWYKLYSTRAAYGMKGLRPADWDQLINNMTDSKELFDLYYKHYWKNSPVKPECDYECRKRILCDAKSGRSHDRKYFCEVVEAKIDESNKGWKDWIFSSISSSISYAIHGITRIFWRKR; encoded by the exons ATGAGTCAATACTATTTCCCGATCGTGTTCGTTGTTCTGCTGGAGATGCTACGTCTCGCACAAT CGCATCCCTTCCTGTTCAACCCCGGAAGCCAACAGCGTGCGCAGGTGGAGTGGAAAACACCGGAGGACAACTGGACGGCCGAAGCAGCACCAAGAAGCATTTATCCGTTGTTGCAAAATCAGTACAACAAACATCAACTTCCACCGACAAACCGGTACGAGATGATCGAGGGTGACGAGGACGAGCAGCTGCTGAGGCGGATGAACGAGGCGCGACAGAATGCAACCGCGCGCACGCTGTTTTACTCCACCAAGGAGGAATCCCATCTGCCGCCCCTGTTGACGAAGACGATCAAGTATTTCAACTTGCAACAGGTCGCGTTCGAGCTGGAAACGAGCGTCATGTCGCAGGTATCCTGCACTGCTTGCAAAGCTGGTGCGGGTTTGCTGCAGCACTACATTCGCGCCGGCAAGAGCAAAGAGGAGATCATCAAGATGATCTACCAGTACTGTGTGAACCTGAAGATTCAGTCGGCGCGCGTTTGTGAAGGCGTTAGCCAACTGTTCGGTGTGGAGGTGATTTACGTGCTGAAGCGTATCACGATCGGGCCGGACGAGATATGTAGCTTCATCATCGGAGATGCGTGTGGCGACATTTACAACCCGTATCACGAGTGGGAGGTCGAGTTCCCTCCAGTTTCGAAACCGGATCCGCGTGAATTGGGCCTGCCGAAGGAGGCCGCTCCAGTGTTCAAAGTGTTGCACCTGTCGGATACGCATTTCGATCCGTACTATGCCGAAGGTTCTAACGCGGACTGTAACGAACCGCTGTGCTGTCGGTTGACGAACGGACGTCCGACGACTCCGAATGGGGCCGCAGGAAAGTGGGGCGATTATCGGAAGTGTGACACACCTCAGCGGACGGTGGATCACATGCTGAACCACATCGCTGACACGCACTCCGACATCGATTTCATCATCTGGACGGGGGATCTTCCGCCGCACGATGTGTGGAATCAAACGAAGGAGGAGAACTTGAAGGTACTGAAGGAGACCGTCAAGCAGATGACGGAGAAGTTCCCTGGTATTCCGATCTTTCCGGCACTGGGCAACCATGAGAGTGCACCGGTCAACAGCTTTCCGCCACCGTACGTCCAGCAGGTGGACAGTTCGATTGCCTGGCTGTACGACGAGCTCGATGTGCAGTGGAGACGCTGGCTTCCGGCGAGTGTGTCGCATACGGTTCGACGTGGAGCGTTCTACTCGGTGCTCGTACGTCCCGGCTATCGGATCATCTCACTCAACATGAACTACTGCAACAACAAGAACTGGTGGTTGCTGCTCAACTCCACGGACCCTGCGACCGAACTGCAGTGGTTTATCTACGAGCTGCAGAGCGCCGAATTTGCGGGTGAAAAGGTGCACGTGATCGGCCACATTCCGCCGGGTCACTCCGACTGTCTGAAGGTGTGGAGTCGTAACTACTACAAGATTGTGTCGCGCTTCGAGAGTACCATCACGGCGCAGTTCTTCGGCCACACGCACTTTGATGAGTTTGAAGTGTTCTACGATCCGCACGATCTGAGCCGCGCGACCAGCATCGCGTACATTGGACCATCGGTGACGCCGTACAATGACCTGAATCCGGGTTATCGGATCTACTACATCGACGGTGATCATGATGAAACTACGCGG CTAGTCGTAGATCATGAATCGTGGATTATGAATCTGAAGGAGGCAAACCTCTACGATTATCCGATCTGGTATAAGCTGTACTCGACCCGGGCAGCCTACGGCATGAAGGGTCTGAGGCCCGCCGACTGGGATCAGTTGATCAACAACATGACCGACAGCAAAGAGCTGTTCGATCTGTACTACAA GCACTACTGGAAAAACTCGCCGGTCAAACCGGAGTGCGATTACGAATGCCGCAAGCGCATTCTGTGCGATGCCAAGAGCGGGCGATCACACGATCGCAAGTACTTCTGCGAGGTCGTGGAAGCGAAAATCGACGAGAGCAACAAGGGCTGGAAAGATTGGATCTTCAGCTCGATTAGCTCTTC CATATCCTACGCTATTCACGGTATAACGAGAATTTTCTGGCGAAAACGATGA